The genomic segment GCGTCAAGCTCGGCTTCATGTCCTTCTTCACCAAGGCCTGCTGCCACGCGCTGAAGGAGGTTCCGGAAGTCAACGCCGAGATCGACGGCACCGACATCGTCTACAAGAACTTCGTCCACATGGGCATCGCCACCGGCACGCCCACCGGCCTCGTCGTCCCGGTCATCCGCGACGCCGACGCGCTCTCCTTCGCCGAGATCGAGAAGGCCATCGCCGAAAAAGGCGCCCGCGCCCGCGACGGCAAGCTCTCGATGGCGGAAATGCAGGGCGGCACCTTCACCATCTCCAACGGCGGCGTCTACGGCTCGCTGATGTCCTCGCCCATCCTCAATCCACCGCAATCGGGCATCCTCGGCATGCACAAGATCCAGGAACGGCCGATGGTCGTGAACGGCGAAATCGTCGCCCGCCCGATGATGTACCTAGCTTTGAGCTACGACCACCGCATCGTCGACGGCAAGGGCGCGGTCACCTTCCTCGTCCGGGTGAAGGACGCGCTGGAAGATCCGCGCCGGTTGTTGATGGACCTGTGATCTGAAAACGGCAGGTTCCCTCACCCACATAGGGGACAGGGAACCTGCCACATCCCGAGACCGAGGCCGGCCCATGTTCCCTCGTCTGAAAGCACTCTTGCAGTCGAGCGAACCGGTCGAAAACGATCACAACAACCCGCTCTACGTGGAATGGATGGGAAGCGATGTTTCGTGGCGAATGTATTTCCTCCAAGACAACCTCGGACCGATTTCCGAACACAGGGACGGCTTCAAACACTTCCGGAAGCGCACGTGGACGACCGATGCCGAGCACGACCATTGCGCCGGGTGCTGGGTCACCCTCTCCGTTCAGGGCGCCTCGGAGTTCTTCGAAGGTCCGGACCCGGTTCACGGGGGCGAGACACGGCTCTGCCCCGTTTGCTTTGCTCTCTACAAGTCCGCCTGTGAAGGCATTCTGAAGATCGAGGTGACCAACCGAAACGCACTGAGCGAACGTCAGAGGGACTGGGAATGACAGAGACGACAAACCGGATACCAGGGTCATGACCCTCACCCCTCTCGCCCTACCTGCTCTCAATTGGCGGGCTTCACTCCACCTGCAATCTTCCCGTAGGGTGGGGGCCAACCCACGTGCCTGCCCCTTCAACCGGACGAACATCCCATGACCACCCAACTCCTCCTCCGCTACGACAGCTTCGACCGCGACACCCACGACGCCCACGCCGAGGACCGCGCCAATGCCGGCCTCACCCAGCTCCAGCTCTGGCGCGAGGCCTCCGGGGCCCACTGGGCCCTCTTCGACGTGAACGACGCCGACCGCGCCAAGGCCTGGGTGGAAAAGGAATCCGGCCTCGGCCACGGCCCCTCCGCCCACCACCTGCTGGAGACCGCATGACCCTGCCACCCCCCGCCCCGGGCCTGACCCGGGGCCTCGCGCCATCATCGAGCGGCAATCTCCCAAAGGCCCCGGATCAAGTCCGGGACGAGGCCCGCCAATGACCCCCGAGCTCACCGCCCTCACCCTCGCCGCCCTGCTTCAGGTCGTGCAATACGTCCTGATGGCGGTCCCGGCCAACCTCGAGCTCGGCCCGGGCAAGACCCTCTCCCCGCGCGACCCCGGCCGCCTCGGCCAGCCGTTGATCGACCAGGTCAGCCCCGGCACCGGCCGCCTCTTCCGCGCGCTCAACAACCATTTCGAGGGGCTGATCCTCTTCACCATCGCCTGCGTTGTCGTCACACTCGCCGACCAGTCCACTCCCCTCACAACCGCCTGCGCCTTCACCTACCTCGCCGCCCGCGTCCTCTATATCCCCGCCTACTATTTCGGCTGGGTCCCGTGGCGCTCCCTCATCTGGGCGGTTGGCTTCGGCGCCACCACCCTCATGCTGCTGGCGGCGCTCCTGTGAAGCGACCTCTCGGCATAACCCTTGTTGCGGCGGCCTGCGCGGCCATCGCGCTGAACACCGCGTTCAACCTGATCCCGACCTTCCGCGAGGGCCCCCCGGAGCAATTCGCTGGTCTCCCCGGCACCTTTCAGGTCTGGGCCTCCATCCCGCTGCTGATCGCCGCCACCATCGTCACCTGGCTCTGTATTCGCAGAAGCCGGCACACCATCTGGGCCATGCTGGCACTCCTCGCGGCGATAGTCTTTCCGATCGCGCTGTTTCTCTTTCTCCAGACCCAGGCTCAATCCGGTTCCGATCCGTATGCCGACACCTACTATGCGGTCATACGCTTGAAATATGTCCTGCTCTGGCCTGCGCTCTGGCTGGCCGCCTTCCTCTACCTCGTTCACTCGGCCCGAAGAGGCGTCCTGACATGAGCTTCTTCTGGCTACAAGTATCCCGGGGTGAATTGGCCGAAGGCCAAGAGGGGCAGCGCCCCTCCCGCGAAAAAACACCGACGCAATACCGACAAAATACCGACGTGATACCGACGTCCCAAAACCAAGGAGAAACCGCTCATGGCAAGCTATGACGTCATCGTAATCGGCTCCGGCCCCGGCGGCTATGTCGCCGCCATCCGCTGCGCCCAGCTGGGCCTGAAAACGGCCTGCGTGGAAGGCCGCGACACCCTCGGCGGCACCTGCCTCAACGTGGGCTGCATCCCCTCCAAGGCGCTGCTGCACTCGTCCCACATGCTGCACGAGGCCGAGCACAATTTCGCCAAGATGGGCCTCAAGGGCAAGGCGCCCTCCGTCGACTGGAAAGAGATGCTCGCCTACAAGGACGACGTCATCGGCCAGAACACCAAGGGCATCGAATTCCTGTTCAAAAAGAACAAGATAGACTGGCTCAAGGGCTGGGGTTCGATCCCCGAGGCGGGCAAGGTCAAGGTCGGCGACGACACCCACGAGTCCAAGAACATCATCATCGCCTCGGGCTCCGAGGCCTCCAGCGTCCCGGGCGCCGACGTCACCATCGACGAGAAGATCGTCGTCACCTCCACCGGCGCCCTGGAACTGCCGAAAGTCCCGAAGAAGATGGTCGTCATCGGCGCCGGCGTCATCGGCCTCGAGATGGGCAGCGTCTACGCCCGCCTCGGCACGCAGGTGACCGTCGTCGAATATCTCGACCACATCACCCCCGGCATGGATGGCGAGGTT from the Roseovarius indicus genome contains:
- a CDS encoding MAPEG family protein; the encoded protein is MTPELTALTLAALLQVVQYVLMAVPANLELGPGKTLSPRDPGRLGQPLIDQVSPGTGRLFRALNNHFEGLILFTIACVVVTLADQSTPLTTACAFTYLAARVLYIPAYYFGWVPWRSLIWAVGFGATTLMLLAALL